From a single Hydrogenispora ethanolica genomic region:
- a CDS encoding cache domain-containing sensor histidine kinase, whose protein sequence is MNTPRFFSIRYKIALFFLGAVFVPLAVMSAFYFIRSSQIIQEKFSLSNLINIKQTGYNIDFVLKDAHRLSLDLIKDPTVYNFLKNAAQPSFTLSSQSRIALEGWLYYLGQANAYIDSIYIKSSRGVVLDTKGTGHQLPAAFVAAVRRLKGGYTWRAYEQTHFGGATTPVLALTRSLNDMNNITKELGILEINISEKKLANIYKNNLVNSAGEFFLVDGENRIISSLDRNRLYRPMDAGIFRKIVGSSKKYGYFINTLRQGKVLVTYYRLDKTQWFLVNYVPLADLFKEIRAMRFQILPSMILSFLVFSLLTVVFVEKFLSPLKDVRKVMHKLQNGNFDVRLEPRGNDEIGLLGASFNQMSEKLRDLMNQVYLVRIKQKEAELNALQAQINPHFLYNTLDTIYWMSRMEKAPETSQLIQAFSKLFRLSLNQGKEFTTVENELAHLNHYILIQKKRYEELIRFSVDAAGETLGLPVIKLILQPLVENAIYHGIEPKGVPGEIRIRIYRDADLLIYEVSDDGAGTDAAKIQAVLETPLDQKSGFGFALKNVNDRIRLYYGDAYGIVFQSAPGRGTTVTVKQPIRKGDAEP, encoded by the coding sequence TTGAATACGCCACGCTTCTTCAGCATCCGTTACAAAATCGCCCTCTTCTTCCTGGGCGCGGTTTTCGTGCCGCTCGCGGTGATGTCGGCTTTTTATTTCATCCGCTCTTCCCAGATTATCCAGGAGAAATTCAGTCTGTCCAATCTGATCAATATCAAGCAGACCGGCTATAACATTGACTTCGTGCTCAAGGACGCCCACCGCCTCTCGCTGGATCTGATCAAAGATCCCACGGTGTATAATTTCTTGAAGAACGCCGCCCAACCTTCCTTCACGCTGAGCAGCCAATCCCGGATCGCCTTGGAAGGCTGGCTGTACTACCTGGGCCAGGCCAACGCCTATATCGATTCCATCTACATCAAAAGCAGCCGCGGCGTCGTCCTGGATACCAAAGGTACCGGCCATCAGCTCCCCGCCGCCTTCGTCGCCGCGGTCCGCCGGCTGAAAGGCGGATATACCTGGCGGGCCTACGAGCAAACCCATTTTGGCGGCGCCACAACGCCAGTCCTCGCGCTGACCCGTTCGTTGAACGACATGAACAATATCACCAAAGAGCTCGGGATCCTGGAGATCAACATCAGCGAGAAGAAACTGGCCAATATCTACAAAAACAACCTGGTGAATTCGGCCGGCGAGTTCTTTCTGGTGGACGGGGAGAACCGGATCATCTCATCCCTGGACCGGAACCGGCTCTACCGGCCGATGGACGCCGGGATCTTCCGCAAGATCGTCGGCAGCAGCAAGAAATACGGCTATTTTATCAATACGCTGCGGCAGGGCAAAGTACTGGTCACCTACTACCGGCTGGATAAGACCCAATGGTTTTTAGTGAATTATGTGCCCCTGGCCGATCTTTTCAAAGAGATCCGCGCCATGCGTTTTCAGATCCTGCCGAGCATGATCCTGAGTTTTCTGGTTTTCTCGTTATTGACGGTCGTCTTCGTCGAAAAATTTCTCAGCCCGTTGAAGGATGTCCGGAAGGTCATGCACAAGCTGCAGAACGGCAACTTTGACGTCCGCCTGGAGCCGCGGGGCAATGATGAGATCGGACTGCTGGGCGCGAGCTTCAACCAGATGTCGGAGAAACTGCGCGATCTGATGAACCAGGTCTATCTGGTGCGGATCAAGCAGAAAGAGGCGGAGCTCAACGCGCTCCAAGCGCAGATCAACCCCCATTTTCTCTATAACACCCTGGACACCATCTACTGGATGAGCCGGATGGAGAAGGCGCCGGAGACGTCCCAATTGATCCAGGCCTTCTCCAAGCTGTTCCGGTTAAGCCTGAATCAGGGCAAGGAATTCACCACGGTCGAGAATGAGCTGGCGCACCTCAACCACTATATTTTGATCCAGAAGAAACGCTACGAAGAGCTGATCCGCTTCTCGGTCGACGCGGCCGGGGAGACCCTCGGCTTGCCGGTGATCAAGCTGATTCTGCAGCCGTTGGTCGAAAACGCCATTTATCACGGGATCGAACCCAAGGGGGTTCCGGGCGAGATCCGGATCCGGATCTATCGCGACGCCGACCTGCTCATCTACGAAGTCAGCGACGACGGCGCCGGAACCGACGCCGCCAAAATCCAGGCGGTGCTGGAGACCCCCCTGGACCAAAAGAGCGGCTTCGGATTCGCGCTGAAGAACGTGAATGACCGGATCCGCCTGTATTACGGCGATGCTTACGGAATCGTCTTCCAATCCGCCCCCGGCCGCGGAACGACCGTCACCGTCAAGCAACCCATTCGGAAAGGAGACGCGGAACCGTGA
- a CDS encoding ATP-binding protein — protein sequence MDDKARSREIGGAGLGLPIVKHIVEAHGGKVAVESDINQGSVFSFTIPISNEAAGNPG from the coding sequence GTGGATGATAAAGCCCGGTCCCGGGAGATCGGCGGCGCCGGCCTGGGGCTGCCGATCGTCAAACATATCGTGGAGGCGCATGGCGGCAAGGTGGCGGTGGAGAGCGACATCAACCAGGGGTCGGTATTCAGCTTTACCATTCCCATCAGCAATGAGGCGGCCGGGAATCCGGGTTAA
- a CDS encoding RidA family protein: MCVYENLKKLQLELPAPPPLGGVYVPVKQVGNLLFTAGQGSTQNGVPVVAGKAGADVSIETAQNGARIAALNMLSILHQYTGDLNRIKNVVKILGFVASAPGFGDQPKVMNAASQLLVDLFGEAGRHARSAIGVNELPGNITVEIEGVFELKD, encoded by the coding sequence ATGTGTGTCTATGAAAATCTCAAAAAACTCCAGCTGGAACTACCGGCCCCGCCGCCGCTCGGCGGGGTCTACGTTCCGGTGAAACAGGTCGGAAACCTGTTATTCACCGCCGGACAGGGGTCGACTCAAAACGGCGTCCCGGTCGTCGCCGGGAAGGCGGGAGCGGATGTTTCCATTGAAACGGCGCAAAACGGCGCGCGAATCGCGGCCTTGAACATGCTGAGCATCTTGCACCAATATACCGGGGACCTCAACCGCATCAAAAATGTGGTGAAGATCCTCGGCTTTGTGGCCAGCGCGCCGGGGTTCGGGGACCAGCCAAAGGTCATGAACGCCGCCTCGCAGCTGCTGGTCGATCTCTTCGGCGAAGCGGGACGGCATGCCCGTTCGGCCATTGGCGTCAATGAACTGCCGGGCAACATCACGGTCGAGATTGAAGGAGTCTTTGAGCTGAAAGATTGA
- a CDS encoding carbohydrate ABC transporter permease: MNNNPLRVKRSVLILYLFPGVALFLGFVILPLLLSMRYSFFSWNGGAAMRFVGLGNYLELAKDPDFWNSFKNNIIVIVLCIIGQLGFALLLCGLFTSKLLKLKEFHRTVMFIPVVLSAIVVGFIWTLIYNKDLGILNMILKALHLQALIQPWLDDPKIVMFSVSAPLIWQYIGEYLIIFMAAVQSIDKSVLEVSEIDGCTGFNRLRYIIAPLISDTIKVAVMLCISGNMKVFDHIYVMTGGGPGNSSMVMAQYAYKTSFQQFKLGYGSTISVGILILSLTIIFISRKLGERKQA; the protein is encoded by the coding sequence ATGAACAATAATCCATTGCGTGTCAAACGGAGTGTCCTGATCCTCTACTTATTTCCCGGAGTCGCCTTGTTTCTCGGTTTTGTCATTCTGCCGCTGCTGCTTTCGATGCGGTACAGTTTTTTCAGCTGGAACGGCGGCGCCGCCATGCGCTTCGTCGGGCTGGGGAACTATCTGGAACTGGCCAAGGATCCGGACTTTTGGAATTCCTTTAAGAATAATATTATTGTAATTGTCTTATGCATCATCGGGCAATTGGGTTTCGCCCTGCTGCTGTGCGGGCTTTTCACTTCGAAACTGTTGAAGTTGAAGGAGTTTCACCGCACGGTGATGTTCATCCCGGTCGTCCTCTCGGCGATTGTGGTCGGCTTTATCTGGACCTTGATCTACAATAAGGACTTGGGAATCTTAAATATGATCCTGAAGGCGCTGCATTTGCAGGCCTTGATCCAGCCGTGGCTGGATGACCCGAAAATTGTAATGTTTTCGGTGAGCGCTCCGCTCATCTGGCAGTATATCGGGGAATATCTGATCATTTTTATGGCGGCGGTGCAGAGTATCGACAAGTCGGTCCTGGAGGTCTCCGAAATTGACGGTTGCACCGGCTTCAACCGGTTGCGTTATATCATCGCGCCGTTGATTTCGGATACGATTAAAGTCGCGGTCATGCTCTGTATCTCCGGAAATATGAAAGTATTCGACCATATCTATGTGATGACGGGCGGCGGGCCGGGGAACAGCTCCATGGTGATGGCCCAATACGCTTATAAAACCTCATTCCAGCAATTCAAACTGGGCTATGGCAGTACCATTTCGGTCGGCATCTTGATTTTGAGCCTGACCATCATCTTCATCAGCCGGAAGCTGGGGGAAAGGAAGCAGGCATGA
- a CDS encoding response regulator transcription factor — protein sequence MIKLLIVDDETVIRKGLRTSIDWDLYGIHVVGEAKNGQEALEKALTLRPEIILTDIRMPIMDGLTFISAVRAKLPAAKIIVLSGYDEFEYAQRALRLGVSDYLLKPFGAEELLELILRLKEKLLAEQKQLEQAVHTRSIMEKNRLTTQAELIQALLDAAYDDYTPIFEKARLVQLNLDGPFYQVVVFNIDDQELLTANLPHKEKDFIKSSALNIAGEVLQQYWDGAFCPSEPDYFVGLVNLTENPERPLVEVCREIQATVRKYLKFTISIGIGAPYNSVKRIPDSYQEALRALGQKVYQGKNSLIHIQDLPPVPAAMLPIHPAAEEMELLKALKSLDEARIDSLLEATFAAFRRKQSALEEVKNYCIKLAYLSIYTLEAMGVQAEHPLGAEPNLYVAVRHYETMADLEGWLRSLLGKLLQNLNSYKAQKYKQVISQAIEYLQQHYQESVTLKTLADAVYVSPNYLSRIFKEETGENFVEWLNKFRIERAKELLRDRRLKTYEIAEKVGYSDYKYFSYNFKKYTGRSTRQYLEENR from the coding sequence GTGATCAAACTGTTGATCGTCGACGACGAGACCGTCATCCGCAAAGGACTGCGGACCTCGATTGATTGGGATTTATACGGCATCCACGTGGTCGGGGAGGCCAAAAACGGCCAGGAGGCCCTGGAGAAAGCGCTCACCCTGCGGCCGGAGATCATCTTGACCGACATCCGGATGCCGATTATGGACGGCCTGACTTTCATCAGCGCGGTCCGGGCCAAGCTCCCCGCGGCCAAAATCATCGTGCTCAGCGGCTATGACGAGTTCGAATACGCACAGCGGGCCTTGCGTCTCGGCGTCTCCGATTACTTGTTGAAGCCATTCGGCGCCGAGGAACTGCTCGAACTGATCCTGCGGCTCAAGGAAAAGCTCCTCGCCGAACAGAAACAACTGGAACAGGCCGTTCATACCCGCAGCATCATGGAGAAGAACCGCCTGACCACCCAGGCCGAACTGATCCAGGCGCTGCTCGACGCCGCCTACGACGACTATACCCCCATCTTCGAAAAAGCCCGCCTGGTGCAGTTAAATCTGGACGGTCCCTTCTACCAGGTGGTCGTCTTCAACATCGACGACCAGGAGCTGCTCACCGCCAATCTCCCGCACAAGGAGAAAGACTTCATCAAGAGCTCCGCCCTGAATATCGCCGGTGAAGTGCTGCAGCAGTACTGGGACGGCGCCTTTTGCCCCAGCGAGCCCGATTACTTTGTCGGCCTGGTGAATCTGACTGAGAATCCGGAGAGGCCGCTGGTGGAGGTCTGCCGGGAGATCCAAGCCACCGTCCGGAAGTATTTGAAGTTCACCATCAGCATCGGCATCGGCGCCCCCTATAACAGCGTCAAGCGGATCCCCGACTCCTACCAGGAGGCCCTGCGCGCTCTGGGCCAAAAGGTTTATCAGGGCAAGAACTCGCTGATCCATATCCAAGATCTGCCCCCGGTCCCGGCGGCAATGCTGCCCATTCATCCCGCCGCCGAGGAAATGGAGTTGCTCAAGGCTTTGAAAAGTCTCGACGAAGCCCGGATCGACTCCCTGCTCGAGGCCACCTTCGCCGCCTTCCGGCGGAAGCAGTCGGCCCTGGAAGAGGTGAAAAATTACTGCATCAAGCTGGCCTATCTTTCCATCTACACCTTGGAGGCCATGGGGGTCCAGGCCGAACACCCGCTGGGAGCGGAGCCCAATCTGTACGTGGCGGTCAGGCATTATGAAACCATGGCCGATCTGGAAGGATGGCTGCGGTCGCTCCTGGGTAAACTGCTGCAGAACTTGAACAGCTATAAGGCGCAGAAATACAAGCAAGTCATCAGCCAGGCCATTGAATACCTTCAGCAGCACTATCAGGAGAGCGTCACCCTCAAGACGCTCGCCGACGCCGTCTATGTCTCGCCCAACTATTTGAGCCGCATTTTCAAGGAGGAAACCGGCGAAAACTTCGTGGAATGGCTGAATAAGTTCAGAATCGAACGGGCGAAGGAGCTTTTGCGGGACCGGCGGCTGAAAACCTACGAGATCGCCGAAAAAGTGGGCTACAGCGACTACAAGTATTTCTCCTACAATTTCAAGAAATACACCGGGCGGAGCACCCGGCAGTACCTGGAGGAGAACCGCTGA
- a CDS encoding alanine racemase, which produces MNLETPCLVVDEAIMKRNIARMAEVAAKNGCKLRPHTKTHKIPAIARLQVAAGADGITVAKVGEAEVMAEQGLSDIFIAYPVIGTGKIARVLALNRRIRLIVGVDSIAGATALSEAALADGQTIEVRLEVDTGMHRTGVGYEQALEFAKTLAGFSGIRLTGIFTFKGLIYEGKATLDREKAGLEEGRLLVDLAEKLRQAGIAIRDVSVGSTPTAAYAAQVPGVTEIRPGTYVFNDTMLANLGVCSPEDCALSVLTTVVSRAADYAVVDGGNKTFSTDAAQGVFPYYLKGYGRTVGDDQLILERLSEEHGIVSILPGAGEIRVGDVLAIIPNHVCTTVNLHDKLYLRRDGRIVGEAAIAGRGKVS; this is translated from the coding sequence TTGAACCTGGAAACGCCGTGTCTGGTCGTTGATGAAGCGATCATGAAACGCAATATCGCCAGAATGGCCGAAGTCGCCGCGAAGAACGGCTGCAAGCTCCGGCCGCATACCAAGACCCATAAGATTCCGGCCATCGCCCGGTTGCAAGTGGCGGCGGGGGCCGACGGCATCACCGTGGCCAAGGTGGGCGAGGCCGAGGTCATGGCGGAGCAGGGTCTGTCGGATATCTTCATTGCCTACCCGGTGATCGGGACGGGCAAGATCGCGCGGGTCTTGGCCCTCAACCGGCGGATCCGCCTGATTGTCGGCGTCGACAGCATCGCCGGGGCTACGGCGCTCTCCGAAGCGGCGCTGGCCGACGGTCAGACCATCGAGGTCCGGCTGGAAGTGGATACGGGGATGCATCGGACCGGGGTGGGATATGAGCAAGCCTTGGAATTCGCCAAAACGCTCGCCGGGTTCTCAGGGATCCGGCTGACGGGGATCTTCACTTTCAAGGGCCTGATCTATGAGGGAAAGGCGACTCTGGACCGGGAAAAGGCCGGCCTGGAGGAAGGCCGCTTGCTGGTAGACCTGGCCGAAAAGCTGCGCCAGGCGGGGATCGCCATTCGTGATGTCAGCGTCGGCTCGACGCCGACCGCGGCGTATGCGGCCCAAGTGCCCGGGGTTACCGAAATCCGGCCGGGCACGTATGTGTTCAATGATACGATGCTGGCCAATCTCGGCGTCTGTTCCCCAGAGGATTGCGCGCTCAGCGTGCTGACCACGGTGGTGAGCCGGGCCGCCGATTATGCGGTAGTCGACGGCGGCAACAAAACGTTTTCCACCGACGCCGCGCAAGGCGTATTCCCCTATTATCTAAAAGGTTACGGCCGGACGGTCGGCGATGACCAGCTGATCCTGGAACGCCTGTCGGAAGAACACGGGATCGTCAGCATTCTGCCCGGAGCCGGCGAAATCCGGGTGGGCGATGTTTTGGCGATCATCCCCAACCACGTCTGCACCACGGTCAATCTGCACGATAAGCTTTACTTGCGAAGGGACGGCCGGATCGTGGGCGAGGCCGCCATCGCCGGCCGGGGCAAGGTATCTTGA
- a CDS encoding extracellular solute-binding protein: protein MKKVSSLVMALLLMVGIFSSPGFGQKAAPKVTLNFLHDQVEAVEGGAAVAFRQALDRVRKQNPNITIVEDSLTSQSLYTKVKTLAAGNELPELYVAKGDLLDMLISNKLIGAINKDINADPKWKSQFLPGVFTKITKNGKIYGIPCTSKSTSLIFYNQEIFKECGIAQFPKSWSELKTAVSKIKAKGYVPLALGNKEQWVAQSCILSTLADRYTGTDWFFKAKNRKGAKFTDPEFVKSLQALADLANMGAFNSDMNSLDNMQQRTIYYNKRAAMFIEGAWAIGDLQKDCPKDVLAATQLALIPAVEGGKGKPTAMSGGASVFFVMNNLKGAKRAAAIKVLKELSGPEFGAAMTEFNKFPAVKPGKYDASKVTPIAKQYNELVDKGSYVPVYDIQLSSSLIDVINSGLQQMLIGGITPKELAKRIQAEHEKEAL from the coding sequence ATGAAAAAAGTAAGCTCGTTGGTCATGGCGCTGCTGCTGATGGTCGGGATCTTCAGCAGTCCGGGTTTTGGCCAGAAAGCGGCGCCCAAAGTAACCTTGAATTTTCTCCATGATCAGGTGGAAGCGGTCGAGGGCGGCGCGGCCGTTGCGTTCCGTCAGGCCCTGGACCGGGTGCGCAAGCAGAATCCCAACATCACAATCGTTGAAGACTCACTGACCAGCCAATCCCTTTATACCAAAGTGAAGACCCTGGCGGCCGGGAATGAACTTCCCGAACTCTATGTCGCCAAGGGCGATCTGCTGGACATGTTAATCAGCAACAAGCTCATCGGCGCCATCAACAAGGATATCAACGCCGATCCCAAATGGAAGAGCCAATTTCTCCCCGGCGTATTCACCAAGATCACCAAAAACGGCAAGATTTACGGCATTCCCTGTACCTCGAAGAGCACCTCGCTGATCTTCTATAACCAGGAAATCTTCAAAGAATGCGGCATCGCTCAATTCCCGAAGAGTTGGTCCGAGCTGAAGACGGCTGTCTCCAAGATTAAAGCCAAGGGCTATGTGCCCCTCGCTCTCGGCAACAAGGAACAATGGGTCGCTCAGTCCTGCATCTTGAGCACTCTCGCCGACCGCTATACCGGAACCGACTGGTTCTTCAAGGCCAAGAACAGAAAAGGCGCTAAATTCACTGATCCGGAGTTTGTAAAGTCGTTGCAGGCATTGGCGGATCTGGCCAATATGGGCGCGTTCAACTCCGACATGAACAGTCTGGACAACATGCAACAACGGACGATTTATTACAATAAGCGAGCGGCCATGTTCATCGAAGGCGCCTGGGCTATCGGCGATTTGCAGAAAGACTGCCCCAAAGATGTCCTGGCAGCGACCCAGTTGGCTCTGATTCCCGCGGTGGAAGGCGGCAAGGGCAAACCGACCGCCATGTCCGGCGGCGCCAGCGTGTTTTTTGTCATGAACAACTTGAAAGGGGCCAAACGGGCGGCAGCCATCAAAGTGTTGAAGGAATTGTCCGGTCCGGAATTCGGCGCGGCGATGACTGAATTTAATAAATTCCCCGCCGTCAAACCCGGCAAATATGATGCCAGCAAGGTTACACCCATTGCCAAACAGTATAATGAGCTGGTGGATAAAGGCTCGTATGTGCCGGTGTACGATATTCAGCTGAGTTCGTCGTTGATCGATGTCATCAACAGCGGCCTGCAGCAGATGTTAATCGGCGGGATTACCCCGAAAGAACTGGCCAAACGGATCCAGGCCGAGCACGAAAAAGAAGCGCTATAA
- a CDS encoding N-acyl-D-amino-acid deacylase family protein, with product MLDVLIRDGLIVDSGGGPAWRGDIGIRDGKIARLERELAAPARIVLDATGKVIAPGFIDLHSHADLKVLNDPAGAIKLQQGVTTEIFGNCGFSAAPVEPERLPLLQSYSEPIMGRLAGEWTWRSYGEYLAVLQTQRFGHHVGGYVGNGALRIAVKGFAAGPLTRPELEKVKALLDEALSAGALGLSIGLMYVPENYYSLSELVEICSVLKKHRALLVAHMRGEGNSLLRSIREVLDIAGQAEVALHISHLKAAGKNNWGATCAAAIGLLEEARGRGSDVTCDVYPYTAGSSTLTSLLPPWALEGGVARAIRRAGDPAERRRILAELNHEAVDWDNLVYSTGWESVVVSSVGSAANQSLVGKSIAEIALIRGTEPAAAALDLLAEEDGNVAIVFFHMAEDDMIRIMKLPYSFIISDSLYSAGGLPHPRLYGTFPRVFAKYVREQKVLTLEEAVRKVTALPAERLGLRSVGRLEPGYAADITVFDPAAIQDRATYTRPEQFPAGIEWVLVGGAIANQSGTLTGARNGRLLTGR from the coding sequence ATGCTGGACGTACTGATTCGTGACGGCCTCATCGTGGACAGCGGCGGCGGACCCGCCTGGCGCGGGGATATCGGAATCCGCGACGGCAAAATCGCGCGGCTGGAAAGGGAGCTCGCGGCCCCGGCCCGGATCGTATTGGATGCCACCGGAAAGGTCATCGCGCCCGGATTTATCGATCTGCACAGCCATGCCGATTTAAAAGTATTGAATGACCCGGCGGGCGCCATCAAGCTTCAGCAAGGGGTCACGACGGAAATCTTCGGGAACTGCGGCTTTTCGGCGGCGCCCGTCGAGCCGGAGCGATTGCCGCTGTTGCAAAGCTACAGCGAACCGATTATGGGCCGGCTGGCCGGCGAGTGGACCTGGCGGAGCTATGGCGAATACCTGGCGGTACTGCAAACCCAGCGGTTCGGGCACCACGTCGGCGGCTATGTGGGCAACGGCGCGCTCCGGATCGCGGTGAAAGGGTTTGCGGCCGGCCCCCTGACCCGTCCGGAGCTGGAGAAGGTTAAAGCGCTGTTGGACGAGGCATTGAGCGCCGGCGCCCTCGGACTTTCGATCGGGCTGATGTATGTGCCGGAGAATTATTACAGCCTTTCCGAGCTGGTGGAGATCTGCAGTGTGCTGAAGAAACATCGCGCCCTATTGGTGGCGCATATGCGCGGCGAGGGAAACAGCCTGCTGCGGTCCATCCGGGAAGTGCTGGACATCGCCGGGCAGGCGGAAGTGGCCCTGCATATCAGCCATTTGAAAGCCGCCGGCAAGAATAACTGGGGGGCAACCTGCGCGGCCGCCATCGGCCTGCTGGAAGAGGCCCGCGGCCGGGGATCGGATGTGACCTGCGACGTTTATCCCTATACCGCCGGCTCCTCGACGCTGACCAGCCTGCTGCCGCCCTGGGCCTTGGAGGGCGGGGTCGCTCGGGCCATTCGACGGGCGGGGGATCCGGCGGAACGCCGCCGCATCCTGGCGGAGTTGAATCATGAAGCTGTCGACTGGGATAACCTGGTCTACTCCACCGGTTGGGAGAGCGTGGTGGTGAGTTCGGTCGGGAGCGCCGCCAATCAGTCGCTGGTCGGGAAGAGCATCGCGGAGATCGCCTTGATTCGCGGGACGGAACCGGCCGCGGCCGCCCTCGATCTCTTGGCGGAGGAAGACGGCAACGTGGCGATCGTCTTTTTCCACATGGCGGAGGACGATATGATCCGCATCATGAAGCTGCCGTATTCCTTCATCATCTCGGATTCCCTGTATTCGGCGGGCGGATTGCCGCACCCGCGGCTGTACGGCACCTTCCCCAGAGTCTTCGCCAAATACGTGCGGGAGCAAAAGGTATTGACGCTGGAAGAAGCGGTCCGCAAGGTGACCGCGCTGCCGGCAGAACGGCTGGGTTTGCGGTCGGTGGGCCGGTTGGAGCCGGGCTATGCCGCGGATATCACCGTCTTTGATCCTGCGGCCATTCAGGACCGGGCCACCTATACCCGGCCGGAGCAATTTCCGGCGGGCATCGAATGGGTGTTGGTCGGCGGGGCCATCGCCAATCAGTCCGGAACACTGACCGGGGCCCGAAACGGCCGTTTGTTGACGGGCCGGTAA
- a CDS encoding carbohydrate ABC transporter permease, which produces MNKQKILERTAAIVINLIVMLMSLSCIFPIIWVIYSSFKTNQEFNLSIVALPSHLDFSNYAAALRNGHIDKYFFNSVFTTSVTVALIILISFVTGYFLSRFQFKGRNLLYIMFLSGMLIPAHSLLIPLFIQFKHLGLLNTRVTLLFPYISLGLPMAVFLFESFIKTIPFEMEEAATIDGVPYTRMLFQIIFPICRPIVATVIILSFLQWWNEFPFALVLISSDMYKTIPIGLSNFIGPMSSVYTELMAAMVIAILPVIVVYLAFSKKIIQGMTMGAVKG; this is translated from the coding sequence ATGAACAAACAGAAGATTCTGGAACGGACCGCGGCGATCGTTATCAATCTGATCGTCATGCTGATGTCGCTTTCATGCATCTTTCCGATTATTTGGGTCATCTACTCGTCGTTCAAGACCAATCAGGAGTTCAACTTGAGCATCGTGGCCCTCCCGTCCCACTTGGACTTTTCGAATTATGCGGCGGCGTTGCGCAACGGGCATATCGACAAGTACTTTTTTAACAGCGTCTTTACCACCAGCGTAACGGTAGCGCTGATCATTTTGATCAGTTTCGTGACCGGGTACTTCCTGTCGCGGTTCCAATTCAAGGGCAGGAATCTGTTGTACATTATGTTTCTGTCGGGGATGCTCATCCCGGCCCACAGCCTATTGATCCCCCTCTTCATCCAGTTCAAGCACCTGGGGCTCTTGAATACCAGAGTGACGTTGCTCTTTCCTTACATCTCGCTGGGGTTGCCGATGGCGGTCTTCCTTTTTGAGAGTTTCATCAAGACCATCCCCTTCGAGATGGAGGAGGCGGCCACCATTGACGGCGTTCCGTACACCCGGATGCTTTTTCAGATCATCTTCCCGATCTGCCGGCCGATCGTGGCCACGGTGATCATCTTGAGCTTTCTCCAGTGGTGGAACGAGTTCCCCTTTGCGCTGGTCCTGATCAGCAGCGATATGTACAAGACCATTCCCATCGGCCTCTCCAACTTCATCGGACCGATGTCCAGCGTTTATACGGAATTGATGGCGGCCATGGTAATTGCCATTCTGCCGGTGATCGTCGTCTACCTGGCCTTCTCCAAGAAGATTATCCAGGGGATGACCATGGGGGCAGTCAAGGGTTGA